A stretch of the Zeugodacus cucurbitae isolate PBARC_wt_2022May chromosome 6, idZeuCucr1.2, whole genome shotgun sequence genome encodes the following:
- the LOC105221359 gene encoding uncharacterized protein LOC105221359 isoform X1: MVNSCLLLSDSCDYPINSNSNSNSHNNNNNNNSNSAVKNRVCNSTDDEHKSNKFVIKRRQRNMPDCEMRNQINLATLRVSLIGVLSLLAMASAISAAEGATVYSNINFLTNPKFEQICSVQQEHYIESDGKESSLILEFAPGVLAEKRHLCTRILSAPANYGFIVRLILPKIRRNRHGTTSNGKVDDVVGPATSSVGVTSVTATTAREANAPTEDDGTAANSGAPGSGLPALSGMTSLIDKINATVSKSGKPTRSCPLSIFSSLDFHTPQWRLDPCQLEDSAPEMDDPVRLFHGRVRIVWEHGHHKLNSKLMVTALGKGDQCRSEKKHQCLRIGDEPILCISKDLVCDGIRHCPVSNEYDSDEDYEMCWKRRRYGEPIPPAMETDIFEHFALEVFRNLFAFDVPTRSGTTTPIAIAADAATANESSAGGVNTTTLRKVDSKQIAKSGPNDTSQNANNTTNITAQAEANTTESSTGHHRRNSTRSGLNSDLSKYGPWGYLMLGMLLCGGALLICGLWVCCCRLSFHIQTIRSLSASASQHATQNERESALQSSAAAAGGDLQTGSASPPNYEELDPPPAYSVLFPNQKAASSTTLSSLGAAALMPPTITAVAVTTPNGTVMTMPIGGDGAAASSTAAAATTAAAASVSSAASSTTTRVQLESATCSSQAQ; the protein is encoded by the exons ATGGTCAACTCATGTCTTCTGTTGAGCGACAGCTGTGACTATCccatcaacagcaacagcaacagcaacagccacaataacaataacaacaacaacagcaacagtgctGTTAAAAACCGTGTGTGCAATAGCACCGACGACGaacacaaaagcaataaattcgTTATTAAAAGACGCCAGCGAAATATGCCAGATTGTGAAATGAGGAATCAAATTAACTTGGCCACTCTTCGTGTTTCATTGATCGGCGTTTTGTCATTGTTGGCCATGGCCAGTGCGATTTCTGCCGCAGAGGGGGCCACCGTCTACTCGA ACATCAATTTCCTAACGAATCCCAAATTCGAGCAGATCTGCAGCGTTCAGCAGGAGCACTACATCGAGAGCGACGGCAAAGAGTCTAGTCTAATACTTGAATTTGCACCCGGCGTTTTAGCCGAGAAGCGTCATCTGTGCACGCGCATCCTCAGCGCCCCCGCCAACTATGGCTTCATCGTACGCCTTATTTTACCAAAGATACGCCGCAATCGCCATGGCACCACCTCCAACGGCAAGGTCGACGACGTGGTCGGCCCGGCGACGAGCTCAGTGGGAGTTACATCGGTAACCGCGACGACAGCACGAGAAGCGAACGCACCGACGGAAGACGATGGAACCGCTGCAAACTCTGGAGCGCCTGGCAGCGGTTTGCCAGCTCTCAGCGGTATGACGTCTTTGATTGACAAAATCAATGCGACCGTTAGCAAGTCAGGAAAACCAACAAGATCGTGTCCATTGTCCATT TTCAGCTCGCTCGACTTCCATACGCCGCAATGGCGATTGGACCCATGTCAGCTGGAGGACTCAGCGCCGGAGATGGATGACCCCGTGCGACTGTTTCATGGGCGTGTGCGCATTGTATGGGAGCACGGTCACCACAAGCTGAATTCCAAACTGATGGTCACTGCCTTGGGCAAGGGCGATCAGTGCCGCAGTGAAAAGAAGCACCAATGCTTGCGCATCGG TGACGAACCAATCCTCTGCATTTCGAAGGACCTCGTCTGTGACGGCATTCGTCATTGTCCGGTTAGCAATGAGTACGACAGTGATGAGGACTACGAAATGTGTTGGAAGCGTCGGCGCTACGGCGAACCCATACCACCCGCCATGGAGACCGACATTTTCGAACACTTTGCTCTGGAGGTTTTTCGCAATTTGTTTGCCTTCGATGTGCCGACACGTAGCGGGACTACAACCCCAATAGCCATAGCAGCGGATGCAGCGACTGCGAATGAGAGTAGCGCTGGCGGTGTGAATACCACCACACTGCGCAAAGTCGACTCGAAGCAAATAGCTAAATCCGGTCCGAATGATACAAGCCAAAATGCGAATAATACTACAAACATCACAGCTCAAGCCGAGGCGAACACCACTGAAAGCTCCACCGGCCATCATCGGCGCAATTCGACACGTTCTGGCCTCAACTCGGACCTCTCGAAGTACGGCCCATGGGGTTATCTCATGCTGGGCATGCTACTGTGTGGTGGTGCCTTGCTGATATGTGGACTTTGGG TTTGCTGTTGTCGCTTAAGCTTTCACATTCAAACCATCCGTTCACTTTCAGCCTCTGCATCCCAGCACGCGACCCAGAACGAACGCGAATCAGCGCTGCAGAGCAGTGCCGCCGCCGCAGGAGGTGATCTTCAAACGGGCAGCGCATCCCCACCCAACTACGAAGAGCTCGATCCGCCGCCCGCCTACTCGGTACTCTTCCCCAACCAAAAGGCGGCCTCCAGCACAACGTTAAGCTCTCTGGGCGCTGCAGCACTCATGCCGCCGACAATAACCGCCGTCGCGGTAACAACGCCCAATGGCACCGTAATGACAATGCCCATAGGCGGAGACGGAGCAGCAGCGTCATctacggcagcagcagcaacaacagcagctgcaGCGTCCGTCTCGTCAGCAGCTAGCTCTACAACAACGCGCGTGCAGCTCGAGAGTGCAACGTGCAGCTCGCAAGCTCAGTGA
- the LOC105221359 gene encoding uncharacterized protein LOC105221359 isoform X2 produces MVNSCLLLSDSCDYPINSNSNSNSHNNNNNNNSNSAVKNRVCNSTDDEHKSNKFVIKRRQRNMPDCEMRNQINLATLRVSLIGVLSLLAMASAISAAEGATVYSNINFLTNPKFEQICSVQQEHYIESDGKESSLILEFAPGVLAEKRHLCTRILSAPANYGFIVRLILPKIRRNRHGTTSNGKVDDVVGPATSSVGVTSVTATTAREANAPTEDDGTAANSGAPGSGLPALSGMTSLIDKINATVSKSGKPTRSCPLSIFSSLDFHTPQWRLDPCQLEDSAPEMDDPVRLFHGRVRIVWEHGHHKLNSKLMVTALGKGDQCRSEKKHQCLRIGDEPILCISKDLVCDGIRHCPVSNEYDSDEDYEMCWKRRRYGEPIPPAMETDIFEHFALEVFRNLFAFDVPTRSGTTTPIAIAADAATANESSAGGVNTTTLRKVDSKQIAKSGPNDTSQNANNTTNITAQAEANTTESSTGHHRRNSTRSGLNSDLSKYGPWGYLMLGMLLCGGALLICGLWASASQHATQNERESALQSSAAAAGGDLQTGSASPPNYEELDPPPAYSVLFPNQKAASSTTLSSLGAAALMPPTITAVAVTTPNGTVMTMPIGGDGAAASSTAAAATTAAAASVSSAASSTTTRVQLESATCSSQAQ; encoded by the exons ATGGTCAACTCATGTCTTCTGTTGAGCGACAGCTGTGACTATCccatcaacagcaacagcaacagcaacagccacaataacaataacaacaacaacagcaacagtgctGTTAAAAACCGTGTGTGCAATAGCACCGACGACGaacacaaaagcaataaattcgTTATTAAAAGACGCCAGCGAAATATGCCAGATTGTGAAATGAGGAATCAAATTAACTTGGCCACTCTTCGTGTTTCATTGATCGGCGTTTTGTCATTGTTGGCCATGGCCAGTGCGATTTCTGCCGCAGAGGGGGCCACCGTCTACTCGA ACATCAATTTCCTAACGAATCCCAAATTCGAGCAGATCTGCAGCGTTCAGCAGGAGCACTACATCGAGAGCGACGGCAAAGAGTCTAGTCTAATACTTGAATTTGCACCCGGCGTTTTAGCCGAGAAGCGTCATCTGTGCACGCGCATCCTCAGCGCCCCCGCCAACTATGGCTTCATCGTACGCCTTATTTTACCAAAGATACGCCGCAATCGCCATGGCACCACCTCCAACGGCAAGGTCGACGACGTGGTCGGCCCGGCGACGAGCTCAGTGGGAGTTACATCGGTAACCGCGACGACAGCACGAGAAGCGAACGCACCGACGGAAGACGATGGAACCGCTGCAAACTCTGGAGCGCCTGGCAGCGGTTTGCCAGCTCTCAGCGGTATGACGTCTTTGATTGACAAAATCAATGCGACCGTTAGCAAGTCAGGAAAACCAACAAGATCGTGTCCATTGTCCATT TTCAGCTCGCTCGACTTCCATACGCCGCAATGGCGATTGGACCCATGTCAGCTGGAGGACTCAGCGCCGGAGATGGATGACCCCGTGCGACTGTTTCATGGGCGTGTGCGCATTGTATGGGAGCACGGTCACCACAAGCTGAATTCCAAACTGATGGTCACTGCCTTGGGCAAGGGCGATCAGTGCCGCAGTGAAAAGAAGCACCAATGCTTGCGCATCGG TGACGAACCAATCCTCTGCATTTCGAAGGACCTCGTCTGTGACGGCATTCGTCATTGTCCGGTTAGCAATGAGTACGACAGTGATGAGGACTACGAAATGTGTTGGAAGCGTCGGCGCTACGGCGAACCCATACCACCCGCCATGGAGACCGACATTTTCGAACACTTTGCTCTGGAGGTTTTTCGCAATTTGTTTGCCTTCGATGTGCCGACACGTAGCGGGACTACAACCCCAATAGCCATAGCAGCGGATGCAGCGACTGCGAATGAGAGTAGCGCTGGCGGTGTGAATACCACCACACTGCGCAAAGTCGACTCGAAGCAAATAGCTAAATCCGGTCCGAATGATACAAGCCAAAATGCGAATAATACTACAAACATCACAGCTCAAGCCGAGGCGAACACCACTGAAAGCTCCACCGGCCATCATCGGCGCAATTCGACACGTTCTGGCCTCAACTCGGACCTCTCGAAGTACGGCCCATGGGGTTATCTCATGCTGGGCATGCTACTGTGTGGTGGTGCCTTGCTGATATGTGGACTTTGGG CCTCTGCATCCCAGCACGCGACCCAGAACGAACGCGAATCAGCGCTGCAGAGCAGTGCCGCCGCCGCAGGAGGTGATCTTCAAACGGGCAGCGCATCCCCACCCAACTACGAAGAGCTCGATCCGCCGCCCGCCTACTCGGTACTCTTCCCCAACCAAAAGGCGGCCTCCAGCACAACGTTAAGCTCTCTGGGCGCTGCAGCACTCATGCCGCCGACAATAACCGCCGTCGCGGTAACAACGCCCAATGGCACCGTAATGACAATGCCCATAGGCGGAGACGGAGCAGCAGCGTCATctacggcagcagcagcaacaacagcagctgcaGCGTCCGTCTCGTCAGCAGCTAGCTCTACAACAACGCGCGTGCAGCTCGAGAGTGCAACGTGCAGCTCGCAAGCTCAGTGA